From the Clostridium putrefaciens genome, one window contains:
- a CDS encoding Fur family transcriptional regulator: MSILTSAQINKLKEDLKERGYKLTPQRRAIVDTIIDNEGSHLTVEEIYDQVKKTCPEIGLATVYRTIVLLEELGIIYKLDLNDGCSRYELVHEDETHRHHHLICNNCGKVIEVQGDLLESLEEKIEKGYKFKIKDHSVKFFGICEECYKKDNKD; encoded by the coding sequence ATGTCAATTTTAACATCAGCACAAATTAATAAATTAAAAGAAGATCTAAAAGAAAGAGGATATAAGCTAACTCCTCAAAGAAGGGCTATAGTAGATACTATAATCGATAATGAGGGAAGTCATTTAACCGTTGAAGAAATTTATGATCAGGTTAAAAAAACATGCCCTGAAATTGGTTTAGCTACAGTATATAGAACTATAGTTTTACTTGAGGAGCTTGGCATAATATATAAATTAGATTTAAATGATGGGTGTAGTAGATATGAATTAGTTCATGAAGATGAAACTCATAGACATCATCATTTAATATGTAATAACTGTGGAAAAGTAATAGAGGTTCAAGGGGATCTTTTAGAATCGTTAGAAGAAAAAATTGAAAAAGGCTACAAATTCAAAATCAAAGATCACAGTGTAAAGTTTTTTGGTATTTGCGAAGAATGTTATAAAAAGGATAATAAAGACTAG
- a CDS encoding DUF1292 domain-containing protein: MEENVDTVVLEDEEGNEIEFEIITKFDIEGNEYLIVSSMQESETDAIALKILKDHEGNDVLVTVDNDEEFEMVAEAYGAIFSEDQLN, translated from the coding sequence TTGGAAGAAAACGTAGATACAGTAGTTCTTGAAGACGAAGAGGGAAATGAAATTGAATTTGAAATAATTACAAAGTTTGATATAGAAGGAAATGAATACTTAATAGTATCTTCTATGCAGGAAAGTGAAACCGATGCAATTGCTTTAAAGATATTAAAAGATCATGAAGGAAATGATGTTTTAGTTACTGTAGACAATGATGAAGAATTTGAAATGGTAGCTGAAGCCTATGGTGCAATTTTCTCAGAGGATCAGCTTAATTAA
- the ruvX gene encoding Holliday junction resolvase RuvX — translation MRILGLDMGTKTIGVAISDPLGYTAQGITTIRRKNKKSDLDELRTICEEYGVETIVVGLPKNMNGSIGPQGESILSFTEHIKKALNLPIQMWDERLTTVAAERAMLEADLSRAKRKKIIDKVAATYILQGYLDRISK, via the coding sequence ATGCGGATATTAGGACTTGATATGGGAACTAAAACTATTGGGGTAGCTATAAGTGACCCTCTAGGTTATACAGCTCAAGGGATCACAACTATTAGAAGAAAAAATAAAAAAAGCGACTTAGACGAGCTTAGGACAATATGTGAAGAATATGGGGTAGAGACTATTGTAGTTGGTCTACCTAAAAATATGAATGGAAGCATAGGGCCTCAAGGAGAAAGTATATTAAGCTTTACAGAACATATAAAAAAAGCTTTAAATTTACCTATACAAATGTGGGATGAAAGACTTACAACAGTTGCTGCTGAAAGGGCAATGTTAGAAGCAGACCTTTCAAGAGCAAAGAGAAAGAAAATAATAGATAAGGTTGCAGCTACATATATACTTCAAGGTTACTTAGATAGAATCTCTAAGTAA
- a CDS encoding IreB family regulatory phosphoprotein, whose amino-acid sequence MSNNENTMQFDFDRDKQALTKKILTEVFDSLQEKGYNPVNQLVGYLISGDPTYITNYNGARALVRKLERDEILEEVLKSYLGIK is encoded by the coding sequence ATGAGTAATAATGAAAATACTATGCAGTTTGATTTTGATAGGGATAAACAAGCTTTAACTAAAAAGATACTTACAGAGGTTTTTGATTCTTTGCAGGAAAAGGGATATAATCCTGTAAATCAATTAGTAGGCTATTTAATTTCTGGAGATCCAACTTATATAACAAATTATAATGGTGCGAGGGCTTTAGTAAGAAAGCTTGAAAGAGATGAAATACTTGAAGAAGTTTTAAAATCTTATTTAGGTATAAAATAA
- the alaS gene encoding alanine--tRNA ligase, producing MKYMSLNELRETYLKFFEAKNHLVIESFPLVPKEDKSLLLINAGMAPLKPYFTGLKTPPSKRVTTCQKCIRTGDIDNVGKTSRHATFFEMLGNFSFGDYFKDEIIPWSWEFVTKVLDIPKDKLYVTIYLEDDEAFDIWVNKTDIDPNMIFRLGKEDNFWEIGQGPCGPCSEIHFDRGEGEIKTKEDFIEASENDRIVEFWNLVFTQFNKDENGVYNKLDHPNIDTGMGLERIATIMQGTENIFEIDSIKDILLQVATISKVTYGKEKNVDVSLRIIADHAKSVAFLIADGVLPSNEGRGYVLRRLLRRAARHGRLLGIKRTFINDIVEKVIENYGGAYKELIDKKEYINKVILLEEERFNETIDAGIDILKEYIQEFQKEGKTSLEGIKAFKLYDTFGFPLELTEEILNEKGLTVDVEGFNKEMELQRKRARGARNETNYMGSNSGILEGIDKDLNSNFVGYKRFKDTSKVLLLIKGEENVSTLKAGESGIILVESTPFYAEMGGQVGDQGIIENDFFKADVYDCKKNISGKIMHFVNVINGEVSINDVVNLELNHKRRKAICRNHTATHLLHEALKRVLGNHIAQSGSYVDEDKLRFDFTHFEGVTWTQIKEVEMLVNEKIMEAFKVTTEEMTIKEAKDTGAIALFEDKYKENVRVVSIESFSKELCGGTHVNNSGEIGLFKILSESGVASGIRRVEAITGFKSIDYLENKEMRLKESSSILKCSEKDLIVKINSNIEELKDKEKEIYQLKSELAKGLEDEMLNDVKDVFGFKIITSELQNMDSNELREIADKLRNKIQNSLIVLASSKENKVNLVAMASKDAVSKGVHCGKIIKKAATIAGGGGGGRPDMAEAGGKNIEKIKEALESVEETLKELIK from the coding sequence ATGAAATACATGAGTTTGAATGAATTAAGAGAAACATATTTGAAATTTTTCGAGGCTAAAAATCATTTGGTAATAGAAAGTTTTCCGTTAGTTCCAAAAGAAGATAAAAGCTTACTACTTATAAATGCAGGTATGGCACCATTAAAGCCTTATTTTACAGGGCTTAAAACGCCACCAAGTAAAAGGGTGACCACATGCCAAAAATGCATCAGAACAGGAGACATAGATAATGTAGGTAAGACTTCAAGGCATGCTACCTTTTTTGAAATGTTAGGTAACTTTTCATTTGGAGACTACTTTAAAGATGAAATAATACCATGGTCTTGGGAGTTTGTTACTAAGGTTTTAGATATACCAAAAGATAAGTTATATGTAACTATTTATTTAGAAGATGATGAAGCTTTTGATATATGGGTAAATAAAACAGATATAGATCCAAATATGATATTTAGATTAGGAAAAGAAGATAACTTCTGGGAGATAGGTCAAGGACCTTGTGGACCATGCTCAGAAATACACTTTGATAGAGGTGAAGGTGAAATAAAAACTAAGGAAGATTTCATTGAAGCTTCAGAAAATGATAGAATAGTGGAATTTTGGAACCTGGTATTTACTCAATTTAATAAGGATGAAAATGGAGTATATAATAAGTTAGACCATCCTAATATTGATACAGGTATGGGGCTTGAAAGAATTGCTACAATTATGCAAGGAACAGAAAATATATTTGAAATTGATAGTATAAAGGATATACTATTACAAGTAGCAACCATATCAAAGGTTACTTATGGAAAAGAAAAAAATGTTGATGTGTCTTTAAGGATAATAGCAGATCATGCTAAAAGTGTGGCTTTTTTAATAGCCGATGGAGTTTTACCTTCTAATGAAGGAAGAGGTTATGTATTAAGAAGACTTCTTAGAAGAGCTGCAAGACATGGAAGGCTTTTAGGAATAAAAAGAACATTTATTAATGACATAGTTGAAAAGGTAATAGAAAATTATGGTGGCGCATATAAAGAGTTAATAGATAAAAAAGAGTATATAAATAAAGTTATACTACTAGAAGAAGAAAGGTTTAATGAAACTATTGATGCAGGCATAGACATATTAAAAGAATATATACAAGAATTCCAAAAGGAAGGTAAAACCTCTTTAGAAGGAATTAAGGCTTTTAAACTTTACGATACCTTTGGATTCCCTTTAGAGTTAACTGAAGAAATATTGAATGAAAAAGGGTTAACTGTAGATGTAGAAGGATTTAATAAAGAAATGGAACTTCAAAGAAAAAGAGCAAGAGGTGCTAGGAATGAAACAAACTATATGGGAAGTAATAGCGGCATATTGGAAGGCATAGATAAAGATTTAAATTCTAACTTTGTAGGGTATAAAAGATTTAAAGATACTTCGAAAGTATTGCTTTTAATAAAGGGAGAAGAAAACGTATCTACTTTAAAAGCTGGAGAAAGTGGAATTATATTAGTAGAAAGTACACCGTTTTATGCAGAAATGGGTGGGCAAGTAGGAGACCAAGGAATCATAGAAAATGACTTCTTTAAAGCTGATGTTTATGATTGTAAGAAGAATATCTCAGGAAAGATAATGCATTTTGTTAATGTTATTAATGGAGAAGTATCTATTAATGATGTGGTTAACTTAGAGTTAAATCATAAGCGAAGAAAAGCTATTTGTAGAAACCACACAGCTACTCATTTATTACATGAAGCTTTAAAAAGAGTTTTAGGAAATCATATTGCACAGTCGGGGTCTTACGTAGATGAGGATAAGTTAAGATTTGACTTTACGCATTTTGAAGGAGTTACATGGACGCAAATAAAAGAAGTAGAGATGCTTGTTAATGAAAAAATAATGGAAGCATTTAAAGTAACTACAGAAGAAATGACTATAAAGGAGGCTAAAGATACTGGTGCTATAGCTCTATTTGAGGATAAATACAAAGAAAATGTAAGGGTTGTATCTATAGAATCTTTTAGTAAAGAACTTTGTGGAGGAACCCATGTTAATAATTCTGGAGAGATAGGATTGTTTAAGATTTTATCTGAATCAGGGGTAGCTTCAGGGATAAGAAGAGTAGAGGCTATAACTGGATTTAAGTCTATAGATTATCTTGAAAACAAGGAAATGCGACTAAAAGAGAGTTCTTCAATTTTAAAATGTTCGGAAAAGGACCTTATAGTTAAAATTAATAGTAATATTGAAGAGTTAAAGGATAAAGAAAAAGAAATTTATCAGTTGAAATCTGAACTTGCAAAAGGATTAGAAGATGAAATGTTAAATGATGTAAAAGATGTGTTTGGATTTAAAATAATAACATCTGAACTTCAAAATATGGATTCAAATGAGTTGAGAGAGATTGCAGATAAATTAAGGAATAAGATTCAAAATAGTTTAATAGTTCTTGCTAGTAGCAAAGAAAATAAGGTTAATCTAGTCGCTATGGCATCAAAGGATGCGGTATCTAAAGGCGTACATTGCGGCAAGATAATAAAGAAAGCTGCAACTATAGCTGGCGGAGGCGGAGGCGGAAGACCTGATATGGCAGAAGCTGGTGGGAAGAATATTGAGAAGATTAAAGAAGCTTTAGAAAGCGTAGAAGAAACACTTAAAGAATTAATAAAGTAA
- a CDS encoding AI-2E family transporter, with protein MKVLNKKIKCLVIFIGLLLIVYILFSIDIVRKLGSIAILSFILAYSLKPVHKKVMQLGINKKISAIFIISFFLVLFIFSFITIIPIIIRESKNLYPRLEYIESFISNIYERLRLSNNKTLMVLEELIGEKVNRYIVDISNSTVETIIEIGENSLGYAVVPVLSYYFLIDEKVISEKFLMIFPVKNRRVVTNIAKDIDEILGRYIISQFILSFVIWIFTFVSLVVFKIEFPLLLSLINGLFNIIPYFGPLFGAVPIIIMALFKSTEKALWITLFLYIIQQIEGDVVSPKIIGYSTSMHPMIIILLILIGGKLGGLLGLIVAVPIGVIIKVVYEDINYYLF; from the coding sequence ATGAAGGTTTTAAATAAAAAGATAAAATGCTTAGTTATATTTATAGGCTTATTATTAATAGTATATATATTATTTTCTATTGACATAGTTAGGAAATTAGGGAGTATAGCTATACTTTCATTTATACTAGCCTATAGCTTAAAACCAGTTCACAAAAAGGTTATGCAACTTGGAATAAATAAAAAGATTTCAGCAATATTTATTATAAGCTTTTTTTTAGTGTTATTTATATTTTCATTTATTACAATAATACCTATAATAATTAGAGAAAGTAAAAACTTATATCCTAGGTTAGAGTATATAGAAAGCTTTATAAGCAATATATATGAAAGGTTAAGGTTATCTAATAATAAAACCCTAATGGTATTAGAAGAATTAATAGGGGAAAAAGTAAATAGATATATAGTTGATATTTCAAATAGTACTGTAGAGACTATAATAGAAATTGGAGAAAATTCTTTAGGCTATGCGGTAGTTCCTGTTTTATCTTATTATTTTTTAATAGATGAAAAGGTTATTTCAGAGAAGTTTCTTATGATCTTTCCAGTTAAAAATAGAAGGGTTGTAACTAACATTGCTAAAGATATAGATGAGATATTAGGACGATATATAATAAGTCAATTTATACTTTCCTTTGTGATTTGGATTTTTACATTTGTATCACTAGTAGTTTTTAAAATAGAATTCCCTTTATTGTTATCCTTGATAAATGGACTCTTTAACATAATACCTTACTTTGGACCTTTGTTTGGAGCAGTTCCTATTATAATTATGGCTTTATTTAAGTCTACAGAAAAGGCATTATGGATTACACTGTTTTTATATATAATTCAACAAATAGAAGGAGATGTTGTATCCCCTAAGATCATAGGTTACAGCACATCCATGCATCCTATGATAATTATCTTATTGATATTAATAGGAGGCAAACTAGGTGGGCTATTAGGGCTTATTGTTGCGGTTCCTATAGGTGTTATTATAAAGGTTGTTTATGAGGATATAAACTACTACTTATTTTAA
- a CDS encoding PRC-barrel domain-containing protein has protein sequence MWRYKDIIFKKVIDKDGKSMGTVKDILINFSKAKVTGFKISSQSLIAKDINISIKDIIYINERIIAKGKCNNSFLEFNSIRHLEVIDKEGNIIGFLEDIIIDPEDYTIKAVVICEGFLYKLFSNKKIISPRNLILGDDNIIICKKEGIEFVNLPIKRLW, from the coding sequence ATGTGGAGATATAAAGATATAATTTTTAAAAAGGTTATAGATAAAGATGGTAAGAGTATGGGGACGGTTAAGGATATTTTAATTAATTTTTCAAAAGCTAAAGTTACAGGGTTTAAAATATCGTCTCAATCTCTAATAGCAAAGGATATAAACATTTCTATTAAGGATATAATATACATAAATGAAAGAATAATAGCGAAAGGTAAATGTAATAATAGCTTCTTAGAGTTTAATAGTATAAGACACTTAGAAGTTATAGATAAGGAGGGTAATATAATAGGTTTTTTGGAAGATATAATAATAGACCCTGAAGATTACACTATAAAAGCAGTGGTAATATGTGAAGGTTTTTTATATAAGTTATTTAGTAACAAAAAGATAATATCACCAAGAAATCTTATATTGGGTGATGATAATATAATTATTTGTAAAAAGGAAGGAATAGAATTTGTGAACTTACCAATTAAAAGGTTATGGTAA